The following nucleotide sequence is from Alkalihalobacillus sp. LMS39.
GATTTACTTAGAATTTCTACCTTAGTTATTCATTACGAATGACTAATAAAGGATAATACAGCTATTGTTAAAGGTTTTTAGACGGAGGAGGGTATACTTAATAGCCCTTCTCTGGTTTTTTCCAATAAAAGGAGATAAGAATATTATGGTCGTACATTATCCCACAATATTCATGGCGGCAAACCCTCCCACATCTCACAGCGTCTATGCGCATACATTCCTTCGTTCAGCCTATCCATGAAGTGGGGTCAGCGATGCTTTCTTCCAGGGTCAAAGCCCGATTGTATAAAAATAGCTGACTGCTCCGTACTTCGTTTGTCATTGGTCACTCAAAAACTTACAATCCTAAATTAATCACGAAAATGATATACTCTTACTTTAAGCTGCTACTTTCTGTTGAAAGTGAGGGATGTCTCTTAACATTCTTTCTGCACTAAAAACTACTTCTTTCTTGGCAATCGTAAATAAAACTTTAATTAACTTACAACATAGGGCAATTAGTGACTGTTTCTTTTTTAAAGGATTTTCATTTCTCGTTGTAAAATACTTGTGCAGAGCTGAAAAGGCAGGGTTGTTAGCTACCAATGGAAGGATTACTTTAAACAATAAACTTCGCAGTTTTGGCCTTCCGCGTTTGGTAATCACTGTCCGCCCTTTCCATTTCCCTGATGTTGCTAATTTTAAATTTAGACCTGCTAGTTTAATGATTTGATTGGGATCATCATAGCCTTGAAGGTCTCCTACCTCAGCGAAAAAACCTGCAATCGTTACCTCAGCTACCCCTTTCATTTTCACCATTTCTTTAACACCTGGTATGAGTTCTAAGCGTTTTTGAATGCATTCCCACGCTTGTTCAATTTGTTCTTTTATCAGACGATATTGAGCTAATAAAGAAGTTATTTTAAATCTGGCCAGGTCTCTACCTTCTTTTATCCCTATAGACTCTCTTGCGACCTTTTGGAGCTGTTGGACCTTTTTAAGTCCAACTCCCTTTTTTACTCCCTTGCGAATTTCCATAAGAATATCCATTTCAGAACATCTCACAATCTCATCCGGGAACAGACCCATATTCAGTACTTGCAAAGATGCTTTCCCTTCCCACTTTCCAAATACTTTCATATACTCTGGAAAGTATTTATCAATCCATTGATGGACACGTCCTTGAATCGTTTGAAGGTCCTTAACTAATTGATGATAATGGTTCATCCCTTCCCGTAAATCTGCATAAATGCCTTCAGGCAAATTCGGTTCTGAATAACGGCCTTCTTCTACCAAACGCGCTATCACTCTTGCGTCTTTTACATCATTTTTCGTAGGTGAATTATCATCTAACTCTTTTGCCTTTTTTACATGTGCCGGATTGACTACCACGACCTTAATGGCTTTATCTCTTAACGAATAAGCCAGTGGCAGCCAATAGTGTCCTGTTGGTTCCATGCCTACATACACTTCTGTTTTTTCATGTTTCTCTTTAAGGATTTCAATCCAATT
It contains:
- a CDS encoding IS110 family transposase; protein product: MNYKQNQKILQLTEKTLIIGVDIAKYKHVARAQDFRGVQFGKALTFENNELGFASFLNWIEILKEKHEKTEVYVGMEPTGHYWLPLAYSLRDKAIKVVVVNPAHVKKAKELDDNSPTKNDVKDARVIARLVEEGRYSEPNLPEGIYADLREGMNHYHQLVKDLQTIQGRVHQWIDKYFPEYMKVFGKWEGKASLQVLNMGLFPDEIVRCSEMDILMEIRKGVKKGVGLKKVQQLQKVARESIGIKEGRDLARFKITSLLAQYRLIKEQIEQAWECIQKRLELIPGVKEMVKMKGVAEVTIAGFFAEVGDLQGYDDPNQIIKLAGLNLKLATSGKWKGRTVITKRGRPKLRSLLFKVILPLVANNPAFSALHKYFTTRNENPLKKKQSLIALCCKLIKVLFTIAKKEVVFSAERMLRDIPHFQQKVAA